DNA sequence from the Vanessa cardui chromosome 13, ilVanCard2.1, whole genome shotgun sequence genome:
CATACGTGTAGGGAGCGCATTAATATGCTTACTATAACGAAATACgtcttaagaaaaaaaatatataaattactctTTGGTATAATATCGCACCATAGATGCAATAGAGTACAGACGCATTTGCATTTTTAGGCCTTAATatcatttatacaataaaattgttttaactttcagtaaataaaacaatttcattattaacgcatagataataatttaagttttatgtgTGTGGtcgtacttatttatttaaaactgccAGATCTGACAAGTTACTttcatttttcttatatatactcAGAATGTTATCATTGAAGTTATTTTAAGAATAGTGACAAAGTAATAATTTCTTGGCAATTATTTTCATTCgtattaagattattaataaatggaacaaaaaaaaaatgtttcatttgttTATCTAATATGAACATTCAATtcgtatgtataataaaaaaaaatgttataaataatatggatATGAACGAGAAATACTTTATCAGAACTGGCAAGTTTAATGTCTTAAATCAAGAGTGTTGCCATTAGAGTGTTTACATATTTGGGAGGGGTACGGTGACTTGCACGTAGCTGATTGGGAAGTAGCCCGTCTTGCCGTTGACGGAACCCTCGAACCAGTTATCGTCAACTTTGTTGATCAGTGTGATCACGTCGTTTTCCTGAAGAGCGagattaaaacattatatagttACGTACAAATACCTTAACAAAACCAGTAATACATTCCTTATGACTATCAACTAAAtgtttatcattacatattataaaacaaagtcccccagctgcgtttgtgtgtgtgtttgttcgcgataaactccaaaattactgaactgattttcatgcggttttcactaataacagagagtatgtatataatttataaaggttttgtataaataagttgaaatagaacgataattgctaaacatgtcggaaataagcaacaaaaaacattaaaaaattataaaaaacaacttatgTCCACCCGCACGAAgctgggacgggccgctagtcaATTACAAAAACCACAACTACAAGTAAAATTTAGTGATAAAAAGAAGAGATATATTACAATGAATTAACatcgtcgagatggcccagtggttagaacgtgtgcatcttaaccgatgattgcgggttcaaacccgggcaagcaccgctgattcatgtgcttaatttgtctttataattcatctcgtgctcagcggtgaaggaaaacatcgcaaggaaacctgcatgtgacaaatttcatagaaattctgccacatgtgtattccaccaacccgcattggaacagcgtggtggaatatgttccaaaccttctccttaaagggagaggaggcctttagcccagcagtgggaatttacaggctgttgttgttgaattaacATTAGTCAAAATGTATTTACGTCTTAAATATTGATTACCTTAAATCCAAGCTCGCCTTGGTTCTCCGGCTCGAAGTCATAGAGCGCGGTGCAGCACGGACCCTTGGCGGCCGCCACCGGCGTCCGCGCGGGGGACTTCACCGGCGAAGGCAGCGGCGACGCTATATTTACACATCATTGCTATAAACATCGTCAACCGTACGATCGGTTATCGGCTATCTGATTACACGATGTATCTGGACTCGTGTTCAGATATCATCGTAATCACAATCATTTAAATGATCTGACACCTATTAAATATTCactgaattatataaaaacttaccaTTCATTGTAGAAATcaagaaaatttaattgaaaataataagtttattcaaAATCAGTAAATATTTCGTTTCTTAAAAAGTACCGTATGAAACCAACTGCATTTGATGATAAAGCCGCACATACATATCCTTAAAGCATAGCTACGGACAAAACAACGCTGTAATGGTTAAATATGGGAATTATAAAGTttcgttataaattaatattggaatTTTAACGATAAGGATGAAACGATGATTCTATGCTATGATGAAGCTTGAGTTAAACATCGCGACATGCTAACATTTAACATACAACACGAAAAAAACAATGGACCGTACAAACATGCTCATGAtgtctacattaaaaaaaaatacgctaGATAACTTATAAATAGTTACGAATAGAAGTGTAtagttaacaataattaataaatatttcacgttTGTtcgtgttttattatttgttttaatccACCCGATTCGGCTTAGCAAAcgttcaaaaaaaaaatgtaattgttttttaaaaaaacgaaaGCCCATATGATGATCTTGAATGAAAATTGAACAATTAATTGATTATACTAttctataaatatcaataaaattattgtcattcGATCTTAGCGCTAATATTTAATGTTGAGGATGAAGCCTACATTATTACTACTGGTGAGCTAACGGGAACAGAAGTTTGTGTtctgtgtataaaataaataatagcggTCTCAGTATGGAGTATGGAAACCAGAATGTTCGAGAGTAGTTTGCGAGTGTACATGTCATTGGATGAAAGATTAGTGTCGGTGTATGTGTGTCGGGTGTGTCggcgtttgtgtgtgtgttgggTGTGTCggcgtttgtgtgtgtgtgtgtgtgttgggtGTGTCGgcgcttgtgtgtgtgtgtgtgtgttgggtGTGTCggagtttgtgtgtgtgtgtgtgttgggtGTGTCggcgtttgtgtgtgtgtgtgttgggtGTGTCggcgtttgtgtgtgtgtgtgtgtgtgttgggtGTGTCggcgtttgtgtgtgtgtgttgggtGTGTCggcgtttgtgtgtgtgttgggTGTGTCggcgtttgtgtgtgtgtgttgggtGTGTCggcgtttgtgtgtgtgtgtgttgggtGTGTCggcgtttgtgtgtgtgtgtgtgtgttgggtGTGTCggcgtttgtgtgtgtgtgttgggtGTGTCggcgtttgtgtgtgtgtgtgttgggtGTATCggcgtttgtgtgtgtgtgttgggtGTGTCggcgtttgtgtgtgtgtatgtgtgtgtgtatgtgtgtgtgtgttgggtGTGTCggcgtttgtgtgtgtgtgtgtatgagcGGCGAGTGCGGTGTTACCGTTGTTAGAGCGCTGCGCGTTGGCGCCGGCGGGGAACAGCTCGAGGTTGCCGGGCGGCTTGTGCTCCGGGGAGCCCACGCGCGAGCCTCCTTCTCCGCGACGCAAACGAATAAATACCCAGCCTCAATTCACCATTTATATTACTGACACACTCAAACCCTCGACATTTCTATGACGTTCGTGTTGGTGAATACTTCTTCTTGTCTACCGTTTTTTTTAAGAGATATAAAATATCTCATGTTTCGCACGGTATTGAGAAATCGAAACGTTTCGgacattaaaatgtatatatagtatagcaCTGTGTGAGTTGATTCCAATTaactacacacatacatttattttgaaaggAAGAAAGACAACACCGAACTGTCTACTCGTTAAAAGGGTAACGGAAGAAAAGTTATATATAGAGGTACCAGATATAAATTACGACATTGACAATGTGTAATTggtaaataacatatattaaaactatatgcaaaattaaattaaattcttcttTACTACATAATATTTGCATATAGTTTCAAACATTAAAGTCTTAAAACTAGAAAGACATGGATATGGGAGGGGACAGGAAGCGGTTGACAGTTGCGTCcgttctgaaaaaaaaatattgttatgctGTCTCTTCAGATTCGACCACACCCTCATTCTGTACAGTCAACAAAACTAGCACCTTCTCGGGTTAAAAATTCGTCAATTTCGCTTCACCATgcgataattgaattatttacgacgttttaaaaaaaaaataaactcaatcaGTCATAAGAAGCAAAAATAAACagcgaaaatataataaacttaatcaCGTGTTAGACAAATATGAGAAAAGTGTTTATgtgtaaaattgtattgtttgaAGGTATGCCAATTATATAAAGGTCATAtcttttgtataatatgtatggaACATGTGTTGTTTATAAACCTACCGTACCGTAATTGAGGAATTTTCTCTTCAAAACCTTGATTACAATAAGCAGAAGAAGAGCTAGtaagaattaatatattacttccATATCAATTGAGTAGAAAGTACATTCTTAAAGTGAACCCCCTGTTCAtcacattatatgtatttttatatgtttctatCTCAATCGGAATTAagtctttttttattgatttagaaATGATTTTTAGTTTACTTCCCGTTTGATCATTGGTCATTTAAATTCGAAGAAGTTATTTACAGTtggttatattttgttaaaattaatataaaagcattTTGTATTATGTTTAGTATGTTATATACTTCCATTACGGACCACGTGACACAAACCCGCAGTGCATCGTGCAGTGCCGCGTGAACAGTGAACATATGtatggaaataaatgaaaaaatattggcAAAGGATTACTTTCATTCGTTTGTCggtttatattgaattttgatGTTGGTTGTTAATTACACTTTAAATTTTTTGGATAATTATACTCATCTATTGTTACTATTAATTGGCGGTTGCAAAAACAACCGGGTCAGACACTAAGCAGTAACTTTCAGACAAATCCACCCACTCCTCGTTAGTGTTGTATGTATTAAACTAGTTGATATTATTTCTACCCAAAATCCTCCACCACACTAAGCTACCAACCGTAATCCAAAACCATAAACGAACGaaacataaccaaaaaaaaaaaccccgcAAATTAAATAGAATTCACCTGTCCATGGATCCCTTCCATTCTGTAACCTCGGTGCCGGGTGTGGTTTGAAACCGGGAGCGATAGGGGTTATCCTGGGGGCTTCCCAGGCGCGGAGGGGATCGGTGGTGTGGATGTCGCCCAGGGAGGAAGTGGGGGGGAGACGCGCGCGAGAGAGGCTCTGCGCGGAGCCGTACCGCCTACCATGGTTCAAGTCGTGGATGCCCTCTATTTGGAGATCGGCGAGAGTTTTGGGTACGAACTCCAGTTTCGGGCGGTTAACTGCTTCTTCTTTCCTGTTGATATTTAAACATGTTAATCATGGCGTATTTGAATTACTCTCATATTCGATAGCAATTTTGAATTGCGATAGTCTTTTGTcttagtgttgtcttaaattttcgcgattattacacatttaaataaaactagttataccggatttgaatagACGGACGGATTTAAAAGACGggcagtctacccgtgaccacgaacgctgtaaagtgctcgaaacgtcgggttgccaaaaataattaatatacgcgattcaaatccggtataactagttttatttaaatgtcttttgtctttattaataattttaaactagaaTCTTACTTCTCCATTAGCGCGGAGACCAATCCCTTGAGGATCTCCGTGCATTGCTGATGGTACTCCAGCAAACCCTCCGCGAAGAAAGAGACTTGTGCCACTTGCTCGACCTATATATGTGTTATTGCAATTTTCTCTCCTTTAATCATgcttacatataccaaaaaataaatcctACAGCTGATACGTCATCTAAGAGAGCATATTTAGGAACTACAGTAAAAGCTTAAAATTTTACCGTaactgatattatttatttacacttacTTATAAGTAGATAATTTCAAATGGGCATATcttacgtatagtacgacacaaattagatgtcgcatcggaaaatgcaatggaatgaaaacaaaaccgattactgccgatttacacagccaatagaaatagctccctatcgcaccattcgatgctattcgtcgctatagattcacgcgtcagagaaagcaagtgcatgtaaatcgacgcgtcaaattgacgaatacattaggttatatgatataacaagttattacgtttgtgcaaagatcatattcgcatgagaaataaaaaatgataatttgggatagcgtactcaattcggatgtgataggttttacgaattttgccgatgcgacatctaagttgtgtcgtactatacatagtaTTTCATGCTTTTTAGTAATAGAAATAGAAGGTAAGGTGTCGTGAAAGATCACTTACATCGTTATCGAGAAGATTAAACATTCCGATCTGAGCCAAGGTCAACGATTCGGCGAACTTCTCCTCAGCCTGTCTGATCTCATCGTCTGGAATGTGAGCGCCTGATGTATGCACGGTACATAGCGATACCTCATAATAATTCAAACCGcgcaattttaaaaaataaaaattaaattaaaaataataacaaataaacaaaaaaaaagaaaataatacagaCCAAACGTAGGAAATAAAGTAAGTCGAATTTATGCGATGTAAGGTAGCGTTGCGTGGACGTCGCAGAAGTTACAGGAGATCATGTAAGAAACGAGCTCGTGTTATAACAAGAAATAAAGattgtattatataactattaacACAGACTAGCGGTTTATTTATCTAGcacttttatacatataacattataaccttttttaatattattttaattcttttactACCGTTTGTGTTTCTAgctttgtatgttttatttataaagaaataaagtgTTCCATTTAGCCTAAAATCCACTCTAACATACCGTGTCTTGGAGAACCATGGCTTGGACTCATGTAAGGGCCTTTAAGGATGccttaatatttacaaaattaattaacaatacgaaatgaaagaaaaaatataataaattatttaaaaagtatattatttaacagtCGATTAAGGggaaaaaatgatataattaccTTTGGCTTGTCTACGTCGCTTGCAGTCGAAGTCCAGCCTACGTCCCTGTAATTTCTTCCGGTGAtgctgaaataatttaataaaccgATAATTACTCAACTAATTTGTATCTATTACACATTATATtatcacatattatattatgaataaaaattatactaaatattctattattactacttttatggcttttatttgtgccaaaaaagCACAGCTTATGTCGCTCGCGTTTAGGGTGGTTCTATTAGGGTGTTTGTTGTCATTGacaattcggttcagcggtttggtcgtgaaagatcgacaggagacagacagacaaagatcCTTTCAGATTTACAATGATGAAGATGAATAAAAGTTAGATTAAAGAAAATccttctaaatattttacttttttttatttgagccAAAAGGCACTTATTGTTTCACCCATGTCTCGtgcgatattttattattaaagaaaaatgacGAACGAGAGCTGCCATTTTAAATGTCACGTATCTTTTTAAGTAGATACATAAGAGACACttctaaaaatgtattaactctatgttcgtaaaatatttaaaatgatttagatCTAAGTTGACAGCATTATATGGCATTTGGTACAATTCAGGTTTCACCCTTTGCTGCGGTAGTATTTCCAACCTTACTCCTTAAAATGCGAATCCGCCCACTACTAGGCAAAGGTCTGTATCTAGAAGTGAGGCAATCAAGGGCTATTGCTTTATTgattagttatttaattaatgtttaagttTTCTCACCATAACTTCTTTGAGATCTTTAGTCTGCAAATGGTGAAGAGGCTCGAGGAAGCTTTGCTTGATATTGTCGTCCAGCGAGTATTTGACATCCGCCATTTGCTTCAGCGCCTCCCCCATCTCGATCAAACATTGTGctgcaaaaaatttaaaaaaagaacattaattACTATTCTAGATACTTCTATCACACCAGACGATATTCAGTGTAAAATATTGACTGTTTCAAAGACCGAATACAATTAGTCAGACtgaaattacatattttcatcatatttacatattgtCTTTAGAATACTCTTTATCTCCTTATAAGAGTACAAATATCTTGAActattacataattttgtttaatgatctgaaaaatatttcacaatatattgAACACATACCGAACACAGAATCTTCTCCGAGCTTCTTTCCGTAGAGCAGCATGCAATCGCCGAGCACGCCTTCAGGTTGCGGATAGGTGTTACTTTTAGCCTGACCACTTAATTTACTGATTCCCTTCACGGCCGCCATCTTTGCACGTGCGGTTGGATTCGGTTGTAGAAATTCTTTTGTTTTCGTTTGTAACTCTTCAACCAGCTCACACGTAACGTCTGTTTTCTGGTGAGATAGATGTTGAAAGTAGTAGTTGCCCGCTGCTAAGCTTGCATTTaagggtgttgattgtcatgtgtcaagcaAAAAAACCTTTCTTGagtttcaagtttgtttcataccaaatttcatcaaaatcggttcagcggtttggttgtgaaagagtgacagacagacagagttactttcacatttataatttagatttaaaatagtataattgtatattaattaaaaaaaatctaggttttcttttttaaaagtgTGAAGTGTTATTGTATGGTATCAATTTGGCAcggtaagaaaatatataagaatagcGGCTGTATGTGCCAACCGCAATGCGGACACCGCTGAGATTCCAGACGCCTACTCAATTACATTATATGCGATAAAGGGATAATGCAATATAAATCTATTTCAATAACATCAATCGAGGTGATCATATTCATATtcgatttatttcaatttcaataatcGTCTATTTCATGAATTCTGTATGAATTACAGGTCATTGACATATAATGTGTACGTTAAAAAATCATTGTAAttctggttttatttatttttatataggtaaCATTGGTTTATGTCAATGTTAGTGATGAGATACCGATTGGCAGTTTAAATGCTTTCATTTTTCTATTCAGTTGAGCGTTTTTGATTGTTTTCATTTGCATGCTTAACTCAAACGAACGTcatgaaattttgcatacaaGTTGcagtgatataaaaatatatttttttgttacttactCTTTCCATTTCCACAAAATCCAGATCAAGCTTTGTGCCCTCGGCACCGCCCATTTTTTCTGTGacatactgtaaaaaaaaaagaagattcaAGTCTAAAATTTATgcttatattatactagtagacgcggttttgctcgcgttttagtagcctatgtcctttcatgggGTTTAAGTTTACTACATCATTTAAACCAAATGTTATCAaactcggttcagcggtttggtcgttaaagagtgacacacagacagacagagttacatttataatattaatctttatcAAATGTAAAACGCCTCTAAGccgcttagttttttttttcatttaacacaatttctacaataaaaatacacagAACTATATTTAATGAGTTTCTAGCGTGAGTACTTTTTACACGAATAAATGACATTTATATTGGACGCGACACGTATATGAACCGTGTTAAACGATTATGCATTCATAAAatcgaaacaattttaaaatgaattttatgttCTACTGAAGATTCTACTAATATTGTCTAGACGgttaaaataaatggaaattaagcatgaaattaaaataatcttaacgcTTATGCTGTAAAATGCTGACACTAATAAACTTAACTTTTGAGTGTATTCGTTCGTATTTCGTTTGTCttacgtaaaattatttttaatactagaCAAGGTAGTTTTATATttgcaaatttaatattatacaggtTAAGAAAGTTAATATAGTATtcgaataacaaaataaaaacattgctataataataaaacttaaagatATAATCGGCTTGTATGATTTGTTTTACAACTGACAGTAATGTTACCACTTAATGGTGACACCACGTAATACATATTCAAAAGAAACGGTACGATGAGAAGAGATTTcgtatatagattttaattcgTATATAAGCGATTTCTAGATGAATAGAATCAATAATCCACCAAAAGAAATTGAAATGTACAagagaaaagatttttttaaatatatttaggttAAGCTATTAATGGTAGATACTGGCCATAAACATCGGTATTGTAAGAAATTGTCAATGTCCCGTCAGACAAAGGatctaagatgctatgttccttcTTATTAGACTACAGCTTAAGTACGAAGACTGAAGTCGCTTGTCGACGCGTAATATAACTGTGGAAAGATACTTTAAAACAGTATCATAGGTTTCATCGCAATAAGaactctataaaaaataaacattcatttcATTCGTCTATAGCCGATCTCATGATGATGATTGAATACGTAAAAGAGAATTACAATACAGAATACGTTACGAAacgtattgtatttattgtagAAAATACGTTAAAAACATGACAATATAACCGCGATCAGTTACCGCTTTTAATGTATcgcatgtttaaaaaaataaacataataccgTAACGTAATATTTGCTGCTACGTGATACCAGTAcactgatataacgttatcggACTGACACTGATTTTTGTCGGATTTATTAAAACTGACACAAAAgttataattacataacttttaaatcaaatacaGACATAAAAGCCATCTAAATATAGAGATAAAGGCAGACATTTAATCCTATCAAATAAGTTACATAATTCAGCGCTCCACTAGCGCCTCGGGCCAGTCTTCAACTGTCTGCtacaaaattgtaatataaagtaattatttccattttacGAATTTTAGAGTTGACTTAGCTTGGATATGTTGAGGTTTTATAACGAaatgttctattatttttagaacAAGTATTAATAGATCTTTATTCATTCACGTTATATTCCTATTTATACTTTCGGTTTCGTAATTATCGATtgaaattatagttttaaaacgtCAGAAgttctttcattttatattatgttgataCGAGTAAATGAAACTACTCATAATTTGACATGTGTTCTTAAAGATAATAATAGCTACTAACTACTGTGCTCTACTTAAAaatgtttggtatatcatgtcTACcactacataaatatataataatagagaCAAATgtctacttttattaaatacgcTAAGcttactgatttaaaaaaatcgttggATAACCTTGAATCAAAcccaaattcctttattcaatacccttacttattgatagtcaaattaagcactacCATCGttgaaaatttcattttaatggtgcatattacttaataaaaacattatatgttttgttaatatatttgtatatatttaattataataaaacatataacagTCGAAACTGTATACTCAATTCCTGACCAAGCCTCAAATTCCTTCAGACATGAAGGTCACAGGCCTTTTTAAAATGCGGAAATCACCCAACAAATATACATGAAATTCAAAGGCGATAGAAAGTCAAAATTGATAGTACAATTTCTTTAATCGCGTCTATATAACAAAATGAATTCGGTTGTAAATCGAATTCAAAGAGACacaatagattaattaattttcaataatggtTGTTACAGATACAAAATTATAC
Encoded proteins:
- the LOC124534799 gene encoding endophilin-A isoform X5, yielding MAFAGLKKQINKANQYVTEKMGGAEGTKLDLDFVEMERKTDVTCELVEELQTKTKEFLQPNPTARAKMAAVKGISKLSGQAKSNTYPQPEGVLGDCMLLYGKKLGEDSVFAQCLIEMGEALKQMADVKYSLDDNIKQSFLEPLHHLQTKDLKEVMHHRKKLQGRRLDFDCKRRRQAKGILKGPYMSPSHGSPRHGAHIPDDEIRQAEEKFAESLTLAQIGMFNLLDNDVEQVAQVSFFAEGLLEYHQQCTEILKGLVSALMEKKEEAVNRPKLEFVPKTLADLQIEGIHDLNHGGSRVGSPEHKPPGNLELFPAGANAQRSNNASPLPSPVKSPARTPVAAAKGPCCTALYDFEPENQGELGFKENDVITLINKVDDNWFEGSVNGKTGYFPISYVQVTVPLPNM
- the LOC124534799 gene encoding endophilin-A isoform X1, which produces MAFAGLKKQINKANQYVTEKMGGAEGTKLDLDFVEMERKTDVTCELVEELQTKTKEFLQPNPTARAKMAAVKGISKLSGQAKSNTYPQPEGVLGDCMLLYGKKLGEDSVFAQCLIEMGEALKQMADVKYSLDDNIKQSFLEPLHHLQTKDLKEVMHHRKKLQGRRLDFDCKRRRQAKGILKGPYMSPSHGSPRHGAHIPDDEIRQAEEKFAESLTLAQIGMFNLLDNDVEQVAQVSFFAEGLLEYHQQCTEILKGLVSALMEKKEEAVNRPKLEFVPKTLADLQIEGIHDLNHGRRYGSAQSLSRARLPPTSSLGDIHTTDPLRAWEAPRITPIAPGFKPHPAPRLQNGRDPWTASPLPSPVKSPARTPVAAAKGPCCTALYDFEPENQGELGFKENDVITLINKVDDNWFEGSVNGKTGYFPISYVQVTVPLPNM
- the LOC124534799 gene encoding endophilin-A isoform X2, which gives rise to MAFAGLKKQINKANQYVTEKMGGAEGTKLDLDFVEMERKTDVTCELVEELQTKTKEFLQPNPTARAKMAAVKGISKLSGQAKSNTYPQPEGVLGDCMLLYGKKLGEDSVFAQCLIEMGEALKQMADVKYSLDDNIKQSFLEPLHHLQTKDLKEVMHHRKKLQGRRLDFDCKRRRQAKGAHIPDDEIRQAEEKFAESLTLAQIGMFNLLDNDVEQVAQVSFFAEGLLEYHQQCTEILKGLVSALMEKKEEAVNRPKLEFVPKTLADLQIEGIHDLNHGRRYGSAQSLSRARLPPTSSLGDIHTTDPLRAWEAPRITPIAPGFKPHPAPRLQNGRDPWTASPLPSPVKSPARTPVAAAKGPCCTALYDFEPENQGELGFKENDVITLINKVDDNWFEGSVNGKTGYFPISYVQVTVPLPNM
- the LOC124534799 gene encoding endophilin-A isoform X3, whose translation is MAFAGLKKQINKANQYVTEKMGGAEGTKLDLDFVEMERKTDVTCELVEELQTKTKEFLQPNPTARAKMAAVKGISKLSGQAKSNTYPQPEGVLGDCMLLYGKKLGEDSVFAQCLIEMGEALKQMADVKYSLDDNIKQSFLEPLHHLQTKDLKEVMHHRKKLQGRRLDFDCKRRRQAKDDEIRQAEEKFAESLTLAQIGMFNLLDNDVEQVAQVSFFAEGLLEYHQQCTEILKGLVSALMEKKEEAVNRPKLEFVPKTLADLQIEGIHDLNHGRRYGSAQSLSRARLPPTSSLGDIHTTDPLRAWEAPRITPIAPGFKPHPAPRLQNGRDPWTASPLPSPVKSPARTPVAAAKGPCCTALYDFEPENQGELGFKENDVITLINKVDDNWFEGSVNGKTGYFPISYVQVTVPLPNM
- the LOC124534799 gene encoding endophilin-A isoform X6 yields the protein MAFAGLKKQINKANQYVTEKMGGAEGTKLDLDFVEMERKTDVTCELVEELQTKTKEFLQPNPTARAKMAAVKGISKLSGQAKSNTYPQPEGVLGDCMLLYGKKLGEDSVFAQCLIEMGEALKQMADVKYSLDDNIKQSFLEPLHHLQTKDLKEVMHHRKKLQGRRLDFDCKRRRQAKGILKGPYMSPSHGSPRHGAHIPDDEIRQAEEKFAESLTLAQIGMFNLLDNDVEQVAQVSFFAEGLLEYHQQCTEILKGLVSALMEKKEEAVNRPKLEFVPKTLADLQIEGIHDLNHASPLPSPVKSPARTPVAAAKGPCCTALYDFEPENQGELGFKENDVITLINKVDDNWFEGSVNGKTGYFPISYVQVTVPLPNM
- the LOC124534799 gene encoding endophilin-A isoform X4 is translated as MAFAGLKKQINKANQYVTEKMGGAEGTKLDLDFVEMERKTDVTCELVEELQTKTKEFLQPNPTARAKMAAVKGISKLSGQAKSNTYPQPEGVLGDCMLLYGKKLGEDSVFAQCLIEMGEALKQMADVKYSLDDNIKQSFLEPLHHLQTKDLKEVMHHRKKLQGRRLDFDCKRRRQAKGILKGPYMSPSHGSPRHGAHIPDDEIRQAEEKFAESLTLAQIGMFNLLDNDVEQVAQVSFFAEGLLEYHQQCTEILKGLVSALMEKKEEAVNRPKLEFVPKTLADLQIEGIHDLNHEGGSRVGSPEHKPPGNLELFPAGANAQRSNNASPLPSPVKSPARTPVAAAKGPCCTALYDFEPENQGELGFKENDVITLINKVDDNWFEGSVNGKTGYFPISYVQVTVPLPNM